One window of the Triticum dicoccoides isolate Atlit2015 ecotype Zavitan chromosome 3B, WEW_v2.0, whole genome shotgun sequence genome contains the following:
- the LOC119275373 gene encoding monoacylglycerol lipase-like, giving the protein MEMGGDEMMMTSGATGRIVPVFRSVMSRRALLRLAVALHSLFLLVGRRRRPDAASPAEPGRLGKARSRRRAAEEEDVRRRRALAEEVPMVEDDADVDGRTCGTFVIAGARRNALFCRVWAPAAGAETRGILLIVHGLNEHSGRYLHFAEQLTSCGFGVYAMDWIGHGGSDGLHGYVPSLDYVIEDMEVLLDKIMLENPDVPCFLLGHSTGGAVVLKASLYAHIRTRLEGIILTSPAVRVKPAHPIVGAVAPIFSLIAPKFQFKGANKRGIPVSRDPAALLAKYSDPLVYTGPIRVRTGHEILRISSYLLHNLKKVTVPFVVLHGTADRVTDPLASQELYTEAASRHKDLRLYEGFLHDLLFEPERDEIAADIIGWMDRTLGLQAV; this is encoded by the exons ATGGAGATGGGCGGCGACGAGATGATGATGACGTCGGGCGCCACGGGCCGGATCGTGCCCGTCTTCCGCTCCGTGATGTCCCGCCGCGCGCTGCTCCGCCTCGCCGTCGCGCTCCACTCGCTCTTCCTCCtcgtcggccgccgccgccgccccgacgccgcgagcCCGGCGGAGCCCGGCCGCCTGGGGAAGGCCAGGAGCAGGCGCAGGGCCGCGGAGGAGGAGGACGTGCGCCGCCGCCGGGCGCTCGCGGAGGAGGTGCCCATGGTGGAGGACGACGCGGACGTGGACGGGAGGACGTGCGGCACGTTCGTCATCGCCGGGGCCAGGCGGAACGCGCTCTTCTGCCGCGTCTGGGCGCCGGCGGCCGGCGCGGAGACGAG GGGCATTCTGCTCATCGTACATGGGCTCAACGAGCATAG TGGGAGGTATTTGCATTTTGCCGAGCAGCTAACATCATGTGGCTTTGGAGTATATGCAATGGATTGGATAG GTCATGGTGGCAGTGATGGTCTGCACGGTTATGTTCCTTCTCTCGATTATGTCATAGAAGACATG GAAGTACTTCTTGATAAAATTATGCTGGAGAATCCAGATGTTCCTTGTTTTCTACTCGGTCACTCCACTGGTGGAGCTGTTGTTTTAAAG GCGTCGCTGTACGCTCATATCAGAACCAGACTGGAAGGGATCATCCTGACTTCACCAGCTGTGCGTGTAAAACCAGCGCATCCGATAGTTGGG GCCGTGGCACCGATATTCTCTCTGATAGCACCCAAGTTTCAATTCAAGGGAGCCAACAAGCGCGGCATCCCTGTGTCCCGCGACCCCGCCGCGCTGCTAGCGAAGTACTCTGACCCGCTGGTCTACACGGGGCCGATCAGGGTCCGTACAGGCCACGAGATCCTGCGCATCTCCTCCTACCTGCTGCACAACCTGAAGAAGGTGACGGTCCCGTTCGTGGTCCTGCACGGCACCGCGGACCGTGTGACGGACCCCCTAGCCTCGCAGGAGCTCTACACGGAGGCCGCGTCGAGGCACAAGGACCTGCGTCTGTACGAGGGGTTCCTGCACGACCTGCTCTTCGAGCCCGAGCGCGACGAGATCGCCGCCGACATCATCGGGTGGATGGACCGGACGCTCGGTCTGCAAGCCGTATGA